The DNA region ATGGTTGCTCCATCTGAAGTTGAAGAAACCTATAACGAAAACAGAATTTTATACAGAAAAGAATTAGTAAATGGTAATCCAATTTATATTTTCTCTAATAATCCTAACGATACACTTTATAATGTAACCTTTACTTTAGTTGGCGAGAATAATGGCGACTATATTTTATCAACATCTAATACCATTACAAATATATACGAATATATTGCGCCAATTAACGGAATTAAACAAGGTAACTATGCACCAGTTGTTCAATTAGATGCACCTACTTTATTACAAATTGCTGTGGTAAATGCTAATTACAACCCAAATAAAAACACTAGTATAAATTTTGAACTTGCAGCAAGTAAAAATGATCTAAATTTATTCTCTACCATAGACGATAATAACAATAATGGATTTGCTAACAAATTAAACGTTACGCAAAACATTATAAAAAATGATAGTCTTTGGTCTGTAAAAACAATTGCAGATTTAGACTACATACAACAGGATTTTAAAACCATACAAAGACTATATCAACCAGAATTTAATCGCGACTGGAATTTAAGTCAAAACACTACACAACTACAAAATAGCAACTTAGGCAATCAAGCATTATTATCTACTGGTTTTGAGGTTTTTCATCCTAAAAAAGGGTTTACCAATTACACATTTCAGCATTTAAATTATAGTGGTACTTTTAATGGTAACAAACACAATTTATCTACCAACTTAAAATTAAAAAAACTGCGATTTGTATCGCAAACTAGCTACTTAAAATCTAATGGTTTAGAAAATTCGTCTAAATTTATAAGAACATATAACAAAGCACTTTATAGCTTAAAAAAACAATGGATTGGCGCAGGATTTTCTTCTGAAGAAAATAAAGAACGTGTTAAACAAACCCAAGCATTTACAGATCTTACACAGCGGTTTTCTGCCTATCAAGTATTTACAGGAGTTGGTGATAGCACAAATATTTTTGCAGAAGTAGGTTATAAATTTAGAGTTAATGATAGTGTTCAAAACCAAAAATTAACAAGAGTAAACACTTCTAACACATATTATTTAAATTCTAGATTAATTAAAACCCAAAATACAGATGTGTCTTTGTATGTTAATTATCGTACTCTAGATTTTGAAGACGAAACAATTAATAAAGAAAACTCTTTAAATTCCAGATTGTTATTTAATAAAAAAATAGCAAAAAATGGGATAATTTGGAATACTGCTTTCGAGACTAATTCTGGTGCGTTACCACAACAAGATTTTACTTACGTTCAAGTAGAATCTGGTCAAGGCGCATACACATGGATAGATTATAACAATAATAATATTCAAGAATTAGAAGAATTTGAAATCGCGCAATTTACAGATCAAGGCGATTATATTAGAGTGTTATTACCTAATCAAATTTATATTAAAACTCATCAAAATAGGCTAAGTCAAAATGTAACTTTAAATCCAATACAATGGATAAATTCTACATCCAAAATAAGGCAAGTTATTTCAAAATTTTACAATCAAACCAGTTATCTAATCGATAGAAAAATAAAAAGAAACGGAAACAATTTTGATCTTAATCCATTTAAAAAAGACGAAACCAATCAACTTGGTTTAAATCAAAACTTTAGAAACATCTTATTTTTTAATAGAGGTAAGCAACATTTTACAACATCGTACACCTATCTTAACACAAAATCTAAAAACACATTAAGTTTTGGTTTTATAGAAAACAAATTAAATAGTCACCAAATAAATTTTAATCATAAAATTGCCAATAGTTGGTTAGTAACATTAACCTCTACTTTAGAAAATCAATTTAGCGAAAGTGAAAATTTTACAAGTAAAAATTTTGATGTAGACGCAACAATTTTAAACCCTAAATTATCCTATTTACTTAACGATAACGTTCAGTTTGATGTGTTTTATCAATTAACTAATAAAGACAACACTATTAATAATGAAGAGTCTTTAAAACAGCAAAAATACGGACTATCCTTTGCGTTTTCTCCTAAAAACAATGCGCAATCTGGTGCTATTTCGGCTGAGTTTAATGTATTTAAAAACGACTTTACTGGAAACGCCAATAGTCCTGTAGCTTATCAATTACTTGAAGGTTTACAACCAGGAAAAAACTTTACATGGACACTTTTAGCGCAAAAAAAACTTACCAAGTTTTTAGATTTAAATCTTAATTACTTTGGTAGAAAAACCGAAACTTCTAATACAATTCACACAGGAAGCGTACAGTTAAAAGCTTATTTTTAACATCATAAAAAACGCCCAAAACATAAAGTTTTGGGCGTTTTTTATTTATAAATTTCTGCTTTTACAGGAATTTTACATCTTCATTAACCATTCTTTTACATCAACTTCTTTTTTAATGATGTCGCGTAATTCTTCAACTTTAACACGTTTTTGTTCCATAGTATCTCTATGACGTATCGTTACTGTATTATTCTCTAGACTTTCGCCATCTACTGTGATACAAAATGGCGTACCTGCTGCGTCTTGACGACGGTAACGTCTGCCAACTGCATCTTTCTCGTCATAAGTAACGTTAAAGTCCCATTTTAAATCGTCTACAATATCTTTTGCCATTTTAGTTAAACCTTCGTCTTTTTTAACTAATGGTAAAATTGCTGCTTTTGTTGGCGCTAAAACTGCTGGTAATTTTAAAACGGTTCTTTCGCTTCCGTCTTCTAAAGTTTCATCTTGTAAACTGTTAGAAAACACTGCTAAAAACATACGATCTAAACCTATTGATGTTTCTAAAACATAAGGCGTATAACTTGTATTATCTTCGTTATCAAAATACTGAAGTTTTTTACCAGAATACTCTTCGTGTTGTTTTAAATCGAAATCTGTACGACTGTGAATGCCTTCTAATTCTTTAAATCCGAATGGGAACTTAAACTCGATATCTGTAGCAGCATCTGCGTAATGTGCTAATTTTTCGTGATCATGGAAACGGTAATTATCTTCGCCTAAACCTAGCGATTTATGCCATTTAAGACGTGTTTCTTTCCAGTAATCAAACCATTCTTTTTGAGTTCCTGGTTTGATAAAGTATTGCATTTCCATTTGTTCAAACTCGCGCATTCTAAAGATAAATTGTCTTGCAACAATTTCGTTTCTAAAAGCTTTTCCTGTTTGAGCAATACCGAAAGGAATTTTCATACGTCCTGTTTTTTGCACATTAAGGAAATTTACAAAAATACCTTGTGCTGTTTCTGGACGTAGGTATAAATCCATTGCGCTGTCTGCACTTGCACCTAATTTGGTACCAAACATTAAGTTAAATTGCTTAACGTCTGTCCAGTTTTTACTTCCGCTTAATGGACAAGCAATTTCTAATTCTTCAATTAAGGCTTTTACGTCTGCTAAATCTTCATTTTCTAAAGATTTACCAAGACGTTTTAGGATGGTATCAATTTTTTCTTGATAGCCTAAAACACGACCGTTTGTGCTTAAAAATTCTTCTTTATTAAAAGCTTCGCCAAAACGTTTTTCGGCTTTTTTAACTTCTTTATCAATTTTAGCTTCGATTTTTAAGCAATAATCTTCAACTAAAACATCTGCTCGGTAACGCTTTTTTGAGTCTTTGTTATCTATTAACGGATCGTTAAAAGCATCTACGTGTCCAGACGCTTTCCAAGTGGTTGGATGCATAAAAATTGCAGCATCTAATCCTACAATATTATCGTGCATTTGCACCATTGCGCGCCACCAATAGTCGCGTATGTTTTTCTTTAATTCTACACCGTTTTGTGCGTAGTCGTAAACTGCGCTTAGTCCATCGTAAATTTCGCTACTTTGGAACACGTAACCATACTCTTTTGCATGAGAGATTACTTTTTTAAATTGATCGTCGTTGTTTGCCATAGTGTAGCAAAGATAATCGATTACAAAAAGTTTGCAATATTTTTTATCGCTGTTTTTAAGCTAATTTATAGAAGTTAAATTACAAGCTTAATTTTGTATTGCGTATTATTTTAAAGTGATAGATGTTGTAGCTACTCTATTTTGATTATTAAACACATTTACAAAATAAACACCGTTTTTAATAGGCTCTTCTTTTGTAGTTTCGATAAATGTACTGACGTTTAAATCTTCTTTTTGATAATTTACCTTTATTTTTTTTGTGTAGATTAAAGATTTATTGTCAAATACTGTGTTACCTTGATCGGACACTACATTGTTATCTGGATTAAGTATTTGGATGTAAAATTCTTTTTCGCCTTCTTCTACTAACATATTTTTTGGGACAATAAATTGTACTACAAATTTATTGGCTCTGCTAGCTCTTTCTGTAGTTATAACTTTAGATTTTGTCACTCTTTTTACTGCACTTGCTTCTAGCATTGTTGCTTGTAATTGGCTAGCTTTTTCTACTTTTTTAGATAAAGCATTTTGGTTACTTGACAGGTATCTATTATTTTGTTTTAAGTTTTTAACTTCTGAGTTTGCTTGATCTAGCTCTTCTTCAGTTTTTTCGGCTTCTAAAGTTAATCTTCTATTTTCTTGTTCTAATTGCTCTACTAAATCAAGAAATGTTTTTCGTTCTTCTTTTAAAATTTGAAGTCTAGATTTGTAATACGAAAGTATCTCTGTACTAATAGATAAGGTATTTAAAGAGTCTAAAGTTTTTTGTACTTTTTGTCTAGACGCATTTAGTTTTTGTCTTAGTTCTATGTTTTTAACCTCTAAAGTATCAAAACGCGAAATCATCTCTGATAACTCATTTTGAATTAACTTTTTTTCTTGTACTAAATACGATTTATAATCTTGTAACGTGCTAAAACTATAAATACTGTAAACACTAAGTATAGATAAAGCTACTATTAACCAAACAATTATTAACCTGTAGTTGTATGTTTTAGGGAAAACTATCATTGCTAATAAATTATATACCTAATTAACAATAAATAGTTTTTAAAAAGAATTAAAATCGTTTAAACGATAAAATAATTGATAAACAATAACTATTTAAGTACTAGGTTTGTATTTGCTATTAATTTGTTTTTATAATATAGATTTACAAAATAATTTCCTTTATAAAAGGTCTTTTCTAGATATGGTTTTATGTTAACCTTAAAGGTATTTTGATCTGTATTTAAAACTTCTATTTTTTCGCTGTATATAATAGATTTTTCATCTATTATTTGTTCTTTTTTTAGACCCATTACATTATTTTTTGGATCTACTATTTGAACATAAAAATTATCTTTTATGTTATGCTTAACTTGATTATTATCTAATGTAAAACTTACATTAATTAATTTTGTTCTTGAAGCTTGACTAGTTAGTTTTAAATCGCCAGTAGTTGTTGTTTTTTTAACTGCAACTGCTTCAAATTTTGAAAGAGATACAAGTGACGTGTTAGTGCTTTTGGTTTGTACTTGTGCTGTTGCAACTTCTTTTTTAGTCTCTTTTACTTTTGAAGTCTTTATGTTGTCAACCTCTATACTAGGTTTTAAACTTGCGTCTACCTTTTCTGCATCGATTTTATTGCTGAAATTTTGCGCTAAAGTATTAGTTATTTTAGCTTCTATTACAGAATTAGAATTAAGATTGTTTTTTAAATATCTATCAGACTTTACAAGTAACTGTAGTTGTTTTTGAAGGTTTGCATTTTGTTGATTTAATTGACTTACCTCCTTTTCTAACAATAAGTTTTCGTTGGTTAGATAACGATTATCTTGACTTAAATTATTTAAGCTAAAATAATTGAAACCAACTAAAATTATTACTAGAATTACTAGCAACACATTAGTTAATTTTAGATTATTTATTTGGGGATTTATAATCATAAAATTTTCTTAAAATGTCTGCAAATCTAATTTTAAATACTGAAAAATTAACATTTATTCGATGAAACGATAATTTTTTGCCTTATGTGTAAAATCGTTCGATGTCAAAGAATTTTTATTAAATTTAATCGATAAAACTTATAAACCATTCAACGTCAATCGATAAAATGCTTACTAATCTTTTAAATATATTTTTTCCTCCTGTATGCAACCATTGTAAAAACACATTAACAGATCATGAATCATTTTTATGTATTTCTTGCAGACATTTATTGCCTGTCACAAATTTTCATTTTAAAAATGATATCACAGTTAAAAATGTACTTTATGGTAGAGCAAACATACAATCTGGAACTGCTTTGTTACGATTTAGTAAACACGGTATTGTTCAACATTTATTACATCAATTAAAATATGGGAAAAATCAAGAGGTTGGTATGTTTTTAGGATCTTGGCTTGGTGAAGAATTAAAATCTATCAAAGATTATTCAACAATAGATGTTGTCATACCTGTTCCTTTACATACTAAAAAACTAAAAAAACGAGGTTATAACCAAGTCGCCAAATTTGGAGAGCAAATTGCAGTTAAACTTGAAGCTAATTATGACGACAATACATTAATTAAAACTAGTGTTAACAAAGCTTCTCAGGCTTCTAAAAAAAGAATTGATCGTTGGTACAACAATAAAGAATTATTTGATATTGTTAATGTTGAGCATCTAGAAAACAAACATATTCTTCTTGTGGATGATGTAATAACTACAGGAAATACAATTGAAGCGTGTTGCTTACAACTACAAAAAGCAAAAAATATCAAAATAAGTATTGCATGTATGGCAATAGCATAAATGATGTTTCGTTAAACCATAAATTAGTTGTTAATTTGTGATACTATTTACGTCTTTATGCAAAAACATTGGTTAAATATTAGTTTTTATTTTTTAATAGCACTTACTATTATTAATTGTGCTAATCGTGGATCTATTGGTGGCGGACCAAAAGATGTAACTCCGCCAGAAATTGTAAAAACCGAACCTGCTAATTACAGCACTAATTTTAATGCAAATGAAATTAGAATTTATTTTAACGAATACATTAAAATAAAAAACCTGCAAAAGCAATTAATTATTTCTCCACCAATGAATAATCAACCTGAAGTAACACCTTTAGGTAGCGCAAGTAAATACATTACTATTAAAATTTATGACACTTTAAAACCCAATACTACATATGCTTTTAATTTTGGAAATAGCATTGTAGATAATAATGAAGAAAACCCATTTACGTATTACAAATACGTGTTTTCTACAGGAGATTACATAGACTCTTTAACCGTAAAAGGTAGTGTAAAAGATGCTTTAACCAGAACTACAGATCCTTTTATATCTGTTAATTTATATGAAGTAGACTCGACATATACAGACTCTATTATCTATAAACAAAAACCTAAATACGTTACAAATACGCTAGATAGTACAACCAATTTTACTATTGAAAATTTAAAAGCAGGAACCTATAGATTAATTGCAGTCTTAGACAATAACTCTAACAATTTGTTTGATCAAAAAACAGACAAAATTGGTTTTTACGAAGATTTTATTACTGTTCCAGATACGTCTGCTAATTACGAATTACAATTATTTAAAGAAGACTTAGATTACAAAGCATTTAAACCTAGATTGGTTGCTGGAGAGAAGATTGCTTTTCCTTATCAAGGTGATTACACAAAAACACAAATTGAGTTATTAAGCAAAGTAACCGATAGTTTTAATTACCGTATTGTAAAAGAGCAAGAAGCAGATACATTAAACTATTATTATTCACCTAAGCTAAATAATGACTCTTTGGTTTTTAAAGTCACAAATACTAAAATTATAGATACATTTTCTGTTAAGCTAAAGGATAATTTAAAAGACTCTTTAAACCTAAAAGGACAACCAATAAACACTATAGCTTTAACTCAAAATTTTAAATTAAAAGCTAACATACCAATTAGTAAAGTAAGTAAAAACAAAATCGCAATAATAGATCAGGACTCTACAAACATAGATTTTACTACATCTGTAGACAGTATTTTAAACCAGCTAGACATTGCTTTTGATAAAAAAGAAAATAGTCAATATAACATAAAAATACTACCAGAAGCAGTTATTGATTATTTTGAAAACACTAACGATACTTTAAATTTTAATTTAAGAACACCAAATCCTGAAAATTTAGGTGATGCTCGTGTGCTATTACAAAATGCTACTTATCCTGTTATTGTACAGTTAGTAAATGAAAAAAGTGAAGTTAAATACGAAAAATACAGTACCAAACCAGAACCTGTAGATTTTTACTATCTAACTCCAGGAAAGTATTACGTTAGAGTAATCTTTGACGAAAATAAAAATGGTAAATACGATACTGGAGATTTTTTAAGAAAAATACAACCAGAACGTGTTAGCTACTCTAAAGACGCGCAAGACATAAGAGTTGGTTGGAGTAATGTTATAGATTTTATTCTAAATTAAATCTATCCCTATCTTCCAAAAACTTTAATTTTTGTCTAAAATTATCAATATGATTTTTGCTTAAAGTAACAATTTCTACAGATTCTGTATTAGGTTGTATTTTTGATATTTTTTCGCCTAAAACATCATAAACTGCACTATGACCAGAATATTCATAATTATTTGCATCTAATCCAACACGATTAACGCCAATACAATAACTCATATTTTCTATTGCTCTAGCTTGCAAAAGCGTATTCCAAGCATGTATGCGTTGTTTTGGCCAATTAGCAACATAAATTAAAACATCAAAAGGATGTGTTGAAGTGTATCTTGACCAAACGGGAAAACGTAAATCATAACAGATTAGCGGTCGTATTGCAAACCCTTTATAATTAATAATTACATGCGAATTTCCGCCTGTGTAAACCTTATCTTCATTTGCTAAAGTAAATAGGTGTTTTTTATCGTAGAATTCTATTTGCTTATTTGGCTTTACAAAAAGCAATCTATTGTAGTAAGCATCAGCTTCTTTTATCACAACGCTTCCCATTATAGCTACTTGTTTTTTTTCGGCTAAATTTTTAAGCCAAGTAACTGTTTCTCCTTCCATAGTTTCGGCAATAGATTTAGGAGACATAGTAAATCCTGTTGTAAACATTTCTGGCAAAACAATAAGATCTACTGGATTAGATATTTGATCTATTAGTTTAGTAAAGTTTATCCTATTTTGTAATGGATGTTCCCAAACTAAAGTTTGCTGGATAATAGCAACATGCAATAAAGTATCTGGCATTATAATTTTTTTAGTTTCTTTTCGGCTTTGTCTACTTTTTCAATCAATTTTTCAAGCTTGTCTTGCCATTTAAGCTCATCGTCTGCATCAATCTTATCCTTTCGTTTTAATTTATTGTATTTATCTTTTGCTTTATCTAATTCTTTAGTTGCTTCTTTTAGTTGCTCTTCTGCTTTTTCCTTTTTTGCTAAAGTCTTTTCTTTTTTCTTTAAAGCAGCATCTGTTTTCTTTTGCGCTTTTTTTATTCTTTTTAATTCTTTTTCTTGTTTTTTTGCTGCTTTTGCATCTTTTTTCGCTTGTTTTAAAGCTTTTTCTTCATTTTTAAGTTGCTCGCGTTTAAGTTTTGCAAGCGACATAATTTTTTCTTTTTGTACTTGATTTAAATCGTTAGTTACATCTATTCCATTTAGCAATACTGTATTTTGTTTTACTTGGTAAACTTGACTATCTACAGTTACCTCTTGAGACATACAAATTGTAACAAAAAACAGAAGAATTATGGTTAATTTTTGATTCATAATAATAGTATTAATTAAAATTAAATATAATCATTTTGACCAGTACTACTAATGCCTTTAACTTATTTTTTATATTTGAAAACTTGTAAATAACAAACTATGAAATTTTTAAAAATTCTAATTCTATTTTTCTCCTTAAATGTTACTGCACAACAAGGCGGAATGTGGATTCCTTCTTTACTTGATGGAATGAACGAAACTGAAATGGCTAACCTTGGTAGTATGCTTACTGCAGACGACATCTACAGCGTTAACAACTCTAGCTTAAAAGATGCAATTGGGCATTTTAATGGCGGATGTACAACAGAAGTTATTTCTCCTAAAGGTTTAATACTTACCAATCATCATTGTGGTTATGGTCAAATACAATCACATTCGTCTTTAGAAAACGATTACATTAAAAACGGATTTTGGGCAATGAATCTAGACGAAGAATTACCTAACGAAGGTCTTTTTGTAGAGTTTATTGTACGTATTGAAGATGTAACCAACGATGTTTTATACGGTATTACAGATGCAATGACAGAAAAAGAAAAACAATCTATAATCGATAAAAATAGTAATGCTGTTTTAAAACTTTACGATAAAGAAGATTGGCAAGACGCAAAAGTAAAAGCTTTTTATAAAGGCAATCAATATTTTTTATTTATCACAGAGCGTTTTGAAGATATAAGATTAGTTGGTGCGCCACCAACAAGTATCGGTAAATTTGGTAGCGATACAGACAATTGGGTTTTTCCTAGACATACAGGAGATTTTTCACTGTTT from Mesoflavibacter profundi includes:
- a CDS encoding nitrilase family protein, producing the protein MPDTLLHVAIIQQTLVWEHPLQNRINFTKLIDQISNPVDLIVLPEMFTTGFTMSPKSIAETMEGETVTWLKNLAEKKQVAIMGSVVIKEADAYYNRLLFVKPNKQIEFYDKKHLFTLANEDKVYTGGNSHVIINYKGFAIRPLICYDLRFPVWSRYTSTHPFDVLIYVANWPKQRIHAWNTLLQARAIENMSYCIGVNRVGLDANNYEYSGHSAVYDVLGEKISKIQPNTESVEIVTLSKNHIDNFRQKLKFLEDRDRFNLE
- a CDS encoding glycine--tRNA ligase, producing the protein MANNDDQFKKVISHAKEYGYVFQSSEIYDGLSAVYDYAQNGVELKKNIRDYWWRAMVQMHDNIVGLDAAIFMHPTTWKASGHVDAFNDPLIDNKDSKKRYRADVLVEDYCLKIEAKIDKEVKKAEKRFGEAFNKEEFLSTNGRVLGYQEKIDTILKRLGKSLENEDLADVKALIEELEIACPLSGSKNWTDVKQFNLMFGTKLGASADSAMDLYLRPETAQGIFVNFLNVQKTGRMKIPFGIAQTGKAFRNEIVARQFIFRMREFEQMEMQYFIKPGTQKEWFDYWKETRLKWHKSLGLGEDNYRFHDHEKLAHYADAATDIEFKFPFGFKELEGIHSRTDFDLKQHEEYSGKKLQYFDNEDNTSYTPYVLETSIGLDRMFLAVFSNSLQDETLEDGSERTVLKLPAVLAPTKAAILPLVKKDEGLTKMAKDIVDDLKWDFNVTYDEKDAVGRRYRRQDAAGTPFCITVDGESLENNTVTIRHRDTMEQKRVKVEELRDIIKKEVDVKEWLMKM
- a CDS encoding Ig-like domain-containing protein, whose translation is MQKHWLNISFYFLIALTIINCANRGSIGGGPKDVTPPEIVKTEPANYSTNFNANEIRIYFNEYIKIKNLQKQLIISPPMNNQPEVTPLGSASKYITIKIYDTLKPNTTYAFNFGNSIVDNNEENPFTYYKYVFSTGDYIDSLTVKGSVKDALTRTTDPFISVNLYEVDSTYTDSIIYKQKPKYVTNTLDSTTNFTIENLKAGTYRLIAVLDNNSNNLFDQKTDKIGFYEDFITVPDTSANYELQLFKEDLDYKAFKPRLVAGEKIAFPYQGDYTKTQIELLSKVTDSFNYRIVKEQEADTLNYYYSPKLNNDSLVFKVTNTKIIDTFSVKLKDNLKDSLNLKGQPINTIALTQNFKLKANIPISKVSKNKIAIIDQDSTNIDFTTSVDSILNQLDIAFDKKENSQYNIKILPEAVIDYFENTNDTLNFNLRTPNPENLGDARVLLQNATYPVIVQLVNEKSEVKYEKYSTKPEPVDFYYLTPGKYYVRVIFDENKNGKYDTGDFLRKIQPERVSYSKDAQDIRVGWSNVIDFILN
- a CDS encoding ComF family protein; this encodes MLTNLLNIFFPPVCNHCKNTLTDHESFLCISCRHLLPVTNFHFKNDITVKNVLYGRANIQSGTALLRFSKHGIVQHLLHQLKYGKNQEVGMFLGSWLGEELKSIKDYSTIDVVIPVPLHTKKLKKRGYNQVAKFGEQIAVKLEANYDDNTLIKTSVNKASQASKKRIDRWYNNKELFDIVNVEHLENKHILLVDDVITTGNTIEACCLQLQKAKNIKISIACMAIA